Proteins co-encoded in one Prescottella sp. R16 genomic window:
- a CDS encoding ABC transporter ATP-binding protein, with translation MATSNTDAVADGSRGWIARLAAQCWHHRRITVGALTVTVIAAVIDILFPLLTKVALDSATTGEATATRVIGGIAALIALLACVRFACQYGRRMLAGRLSLDVQHDLRLGLLGSLQRLDGRGQDQIRTGQVVSRSITDLQLVQGLLAMVPMSAGVVLQFVLALVIMAWLSPLLTVVALVTVPAVSLVVYLVRPKLFAATWSAQQRAADLAQHVEETVTGVRVVKGFGQESRSVDRLEDLGRTLYAERLRAAHINARFAPSMAAIPQLGLVGVVALGGWLALHGTITVGTFLAFATYVATMTAATRTLSQVVIMAQLSRAAVERVYEVIDTEPEVADPPHPVDLPDGPLGVRLENVGFGFTEDSGVLRGLDLTIAPGESVAIVGPAGSGKTALSLLLPRFYAPDTGTVSLTSDGHDHDVADLSAEQLREAVGLVFDEPFLFSDTIAANIALGRPDASAEEIRAAAALAQADEFIETLSDGYDTVVGERGLTLSGGQRQRVALARALLVDPRVLILDDATSAVDAGTEATIFDALRAGRRRTTLILAHRRSTLTLADRVAVLDGGRIVDIGTVDELDERCALFRALLAAPDTGHDGADLAAATTVTDVTAAQLWPETPETPASAGSRSGGAVDPGRPGGHGGGPASGALGGVAVTPQLQAAVDALPPATEDPHTDTSRMRRDDPDFRLGRLLHPVRWLLAGVVLCLALDSLIGITFPSIVRYAIDHGVVPGDYGPLWAAAVLGTVLAAVGWCVVALLTVITARAGERVLFGLRVRSYAHLQRLGLDYYERELSGRIMTRMTTDVDALSSFLQTGLSSAVVALLTLVGIAVALLVTDATLALVALAALVPLTVATLVFRRVSSSAYSISRERISLVNAEFQENVAGLRAAQAYRREEFAAQRFAERADGYRRSRMRSQRAISVYFPFITFLSDLALAAVVLVGAHRVADGAATAGTLVAFVLYLGLLFGPVQQLSQVFDGYQQADVGLRRIADLLATPSSIETAEPGDTVPITGRLRGDVRFDDVTFRYQGADSDALTDIDLHIPPGTTVALVGRTGAGKSTVVKLLARFYDPTSGTLRVDAEDLRRYPLHAYRGRLGVVPQEAHLFTGTVASNIAYGRPDASRTQIEDAARAVGALPTIAALDGGMHHPIGERGQGLSAGQRQLIALARAELVDPDLLLLDEATATLDPATERLVLESNRLVTRKRTSVVVAHRLATAERADLVVVVDDGRIVETGAPDALRQAGGHYARLRNASAREDGNNSSTRTVTDGDPVATM, from the coding sequence ATGGCTACTTCGAACACGGATGCGGTGGCCGACGGCTCCCGCGGCTGGATCGCCCGGCTCGCGGCGCAGTGCTGGCACCACCGGAGAATCACGGTCGGTGCACTCACGGTGACGGTGATCGCCGCGGTGATCGACATCCTCTTCCCGCTCCTGACGAAGGTGGCGCTCGATTCCGCCACGACCGGCGAGGCCACCGCGACCCGGGTCATCGGCGGGATCGCGGCACTGATCGCGCTGCTGGCCTGTGTCCGCTTCGCATGCCAGTACGGACGCCGGATGCTCGCCGGACGGTTGTCGCTCGACGTCCAACACGATCTGCGGCTCGGTCTCCTCGGCTCACTGCAACGCCTCGACGGCCGCGGCCAGGACCAGATCCGCACCGGCCAGGTGGTGTCCCGCTCGATCACCGACCTGCAGCTGGTGCAGGGCCTGCTGGCGATGGTGCCGATGTCGGCGGGCGTGGTGCTGCAGTTCGTCCTCGCCCTGGTGATCATGGCGTGGCTCTCCCCACTGCTCACCGTCGTCGCACTCGTCACCGTCCCGGCTGTGTCCCTCGTCGTCTATCTGGTGCGTCCGAAACTGTTCGCGGCGACCTGGTCGGCGCAGCAGCGGGCCGCGGACCTCGCCCAGCACGTCGAGGAAACCGTCACCGGCGTCCGCGTCGTCAAGGGCTTCGGCCAGGAGTCCCGCTCGGTCGACCGGCTCGAGGACCTGGGCCGCACCCTGTACGCCGAGCGGTTGCGCGCCGCCCACATCAACGCCCGGTTCGCACCGTCGATGGCGGCGATCCCGCAGCTCGGGCTGGTCGGTGTCGTCGCGCTCGGCGGCTGGCTCGCCCTGCACGGCACCATCACCGTCGGCACGTTCCTCGCGTTCGCCACCTACGTGGCCACCATGACGGCCGCCACCCGCACCCTGTCGCAGGTCGTGATCATGGCCCAGCTGTCCCGCGCTGCCGTCGAACGCGTCTACGAGGTCATCGACACCGAACCGGAGGTCGCCGATCCCCCGCATCCGGTCGATCTCCCCGACGGCCCCCTCGGGGTCCGGCTCGAGAACGTCGGCTTCGGTTTCACCGAGGACAGCGGCGTCCTGCGCGGCCTCGACCTCACGATCGCGCCCGGCGAATCCGTCGCGATCGTCGGGCCGGCCGGCTCCGGCAAGACCGCACTGTCGCTGCTGCTGCCCCGCTTCTACGCCCCCGACACCGGCACGGTGTCCCTCACCTCCGACGGCCACGACCACGACGTCGCCGACCTGTCGGCCGAACAGCTGCGCGAGGCCGTCGGCCTGGTGTTCGACGAACCGTTCCTGTTCTCCGACACGATCGCCGCGAACATCGCCCTCGGCCGTCCCGACGCGAGCGCCGAGGAGATCCGGGCCGCCGCCGCGCTCGCGCAGGCCGACGAGTTCATCGAGACCCTGTCCGACGGCTACGACACCGTCGTCGGGGAACGCGGCCTCACCCTCTCCGGCGGGCAGCGGCAGCGCGTCGCGCTGGCCCGCGCGCTGCTCGTCGACCCGCGGGTCCTGATCCTCGACGACGCGACCTCCGCCGTCGACGCCGGAACCGAGGCCACCATCTTCGACGCCCTGCGCGCCGGCCGACGCCGCACGACGCTGATCCTCGCGCACCGCCGCTCCACCCTCACCCTCGCCGACCGGGTCGCCGTCCTCGACGGCGGCCGCATCGTCGACATCGGCACCGTCGACGAACTCGACGAACGCTGCGCCCTGTTCCGGGCACTGCTGGCCGCCCCCGACACCGGGCACGACGGCGCCGACCTCGCTGCCGCCACGACCGTCACCGACGTGACCGCGGCGCAGCTGTGGCCGGAGACCCCGGAGACCCCTGCCTCTGCCGGCTCCCGGTCCGGTGGCGCCGTCGACCCCGGACGGCCCGGCGGCCACGGCGGCGGACCCGCGTCCGGTGCGCTCGGCGGGGTCGCCGTCACCCCGCAACTCCAGGCCGCGGTCGACGCGCTCCCACCCGCCACCGAGGACCCGCACACCGACACCTCCCGGATGCGCCGCGACGACCCCGACTTCCGGCTCGGCCGGCTGCTGCACCCGGTGCGGTGGCTGCTCGCCGGCGTCGTGCTCTGCCTGGCGCTGGATTCGCTGATCGGGATCACGTTCCCGTCGATCGTGCGGTACGCGATCGACCACGGTGTCGTCCCCGGCGACTACGGCCCGCTGTGGGCGGCCGCGGTCCTCGGCACCGTCCTCGCGGCCGTCGGCTGGTGCGTCGTCGCACTGCTCACCGTGATCACGGCCCGGGCCGGCGAACGCGTCCTGTTCGGGTTACGGGTCCGCAGCTACGCCCACCTGCAACGACTCGGGCTCGACTACTACGAACGGGAACTGTCCGGGCGGATCATGACCCGGATGACCACCGACGTCGACGCCCTGTCCTCGTTCCTGCAGACCGGCCTGTCGTCCGCCGTCGTCGCGCTGCTCACCCTCGTCGGTATCGCGGTGGCCCTGCTCGTCACCGACGCCACCCTCGCGCTCGTCGCGCTGGCCGCGCTCGTCCCGCTCACCGTCGCCACCCTCGTGTTCCGGCGGGTGTCGAGCAGCGCGTACAGCATTTCCCGGGAACGGATCTCGCTGGTCAACGCCGAATTCCAGGAGAATGTCGCCGGTCTGCGTGCCGCGCAGGCGTACCGCCGGGAAGAGTTCGCGGCGCAGCGCTTCGCCGAACGGGCCGACGGCTACCGGCGCAGCCGCATGCGCTCGCAGCGCGCGATCTCCGTGTACTTCCCGTTCATCACGTTCCTGTCGGACCTGGCGCTGGCCGCGGTCGTCCTCGTCGGCGCGCACCGGGTCGCGGACGGCGCCGCCACCGCGGGCACCCTCGTCGCGTTCGTGCTGTACCTGGGGCTGCTGTTCGGGCCGGTCCAGCAGTTGTCGCAGGTGTTCGACGGCTACCAGCAGGCCGACGTCGGCCTGCGCCGGATCGCGGATCTGCTCGCGACTCCCAGCTCCATCGAAACCGCCGAACCCGGCGACACCGTCCCGATCACCGGCCGACTGCGCGGCGACGTCCGGTTCGACGACGTCACGTTCCGCTATCAGGGGGCCGACTCCGATGCCTTGACCGACATCGACCTGCACATTCCACCGGGGACGACGGTCGCGTTGGTGGGCCGCACCGGGGCCGGCAAGTCGACCGTCGTCAAGCTGCTGGCCCGGTTCTACGATCCGACGTCCGGCACGCTCCGGGTCGACGCCGAGGACCTGCGCCGCTACCCGCTGCACGCCTACCGGGGACGGCTCGGCGTCGTCCCGCAGGAGGCGCACCTGTTCACCGGCACCGTCGCGTCCAACATCGCGTACGGGCGCCCCGACGCGAGTCGCACCCAGATCGAGGACGCGGCCCGCGCGGTCGGTGCGCTCCCCACGATCGCAGCGCTCGACGGCGGCATGCACCATCCGATCGGTGAGCGCGGGCAGGGCCTGTCGGCGGGGCAGCGTCAGCTGATCGCCCTCGCCCGCGCGGAGCTCGTCGACCCGGACCTGCTGCTGCTCGACGAGGCGACCGCGACACTCGATCCCGCGACGGAACGACTCGTCCTCGAATCGAACCGTCTGGTCACCAGGAAACGCACGTCGGTGGTGGTCGCGCACCGTCTGGCGACCGCCGAACGGGCCGATCTCGTCGTGGTCGTCGACGACGGCCGGATCGTCGAAACCGGTGCGCCCGATGCACTTCGGCAGGCAGGCGGTCACTACGCGAGGCTTCGTAATGCATCCGCGCGGGAAGACGGGAATAATTCGTCGACGAGAACTGTCACCGATGGTGATCCCGTCGCAACAATGTGA
- a CDS encoding DUF305 domain-containing protein, with protein sequence MTTTRILVGIGAAAAAVTLVVGCSSSDSGDTGDATATTSTVSESASPTGTAQAGAHNDADVAYVQMMIPHHQQAVEMAEMVPSRSQNPDLIALAAQIQQAQAPEIEQMQGWLADWGVTGMSPSTSEGTDHGSMGHDMTDMPGMSGDDMSGHGGMMTAEQMQALDAATGPEFDRMWLEMMIEHHEGAVDSSDDILQDGESEQVRTLAQQIVSSQQAEITQMQEMLNN encoded by the coding sequence ATGACCACCACCCGTATCCTCGTCGGAATCGGTGCCGCGGCCGCGGCCGTCACCCTCGTCGTCGGCTGCTCGAGCAGCGACTCCGGTGACACCGGCGACGCCACTGCCACGACCTCGACCGTCTCGGAGTCCGCCTCGCCGACCGGGACAGCGCAGGCCGGCGCCCACAACGACGCCGACGTCGCCTACGTGCAGATGATGATTCCGCACCACCAGCAGGCCGTGGAGATGGCCGAGATGGTGCCCTCCCGCAGCCAGAATCCCGACCTGATCGCGCTCGCCGCGCAGATCCAGCAGGCCCAGGCCCCCGAGATCGAGCAGATGCAGGGCTGGCTGGCCGACTGGGGCGTCACGGGGATGTCGCCGTCCACGTCGGAGGGCACGGACCACGGCAGCATGGGGCACGACATGACCGACATGCCCGGCATGTCCGGGGACGACATGTCCGGGCACGGCGGCATGATGACCGCCGAGCAGATGCAGGCCCTCGACGCGGCCACCGGCCCCGAATTCGACCGCATGTGGCTCGAGATGATGATCGAGCACCACGAGGGTGCCGTCGACAGCTCCGACGACATCCTGCAGGACGGTGAGAGCGAGCAGGTGCGCACGCTCGCCCAGCAGATCGTGTCGAGCCAGCAGGCCGAGATCACACAGATGCAGGAGATGCTGAACAACTAG
- a CDS encoding DUF6153 family protein: MPGPSRTSITRFAVLCALVFGVLAMHHVTTAPLDTAPLHTTTVDSTAAAAAPDDTDHPAPTHDGRDHAGFHMCLAVLLAAALTLAVWLLLRTARSSRPRPRVTSGPVTGAGRAPPFAATTSTVLSTLCILRV; encoded by the coding sequence GTGCCGGGGCCCAGTCGAACGTCGATCACACGATTCGCGGTCCTGTGCGCGCTCGTGTTCGGTGTCCTCGCGATGCACCATGTGACAACGGCGCCGCTCGACACCGCGCCACTCCACACCACGACCGTCGACAGCACGGCCGCGGCCGCGGCCCCGGACGACACCGATCACCCCGCCCCCACACACGACGGACGGGACCACGCCGGCTTCCACATGTGCCTGGCGGTGCTGCTCGCGGCGGCCCTCACTCTGGCCGTGTGGCTGCTGCTGCGCACCGCGCGTTCCAGCCGGCCCCGGCCCCGCGTCACGTCCGGGCCCGTCACCGGCGCCGGTCGCGCGCCGCCGTTCGCGGCGACCACCTCGACCGTTCTGTCGACTCTGTGCATCCTGCGGGTGTGA
- a CDS encoding alpha/beta fold hydrolase, which translates to MRTADSGRPHVVTAGTGERTVVLLHGYSDHGGTWQKVLPTLAERYTVLVVDLPGFGHSAGTWREPLVESYVDTLGDLVADRGTPVSVIGNSLGAVTALAWATARPDQVADVVLSDMPGVAPIPRTWTRGVRFRVERLTQLLSTPVPDRYVQQMIGALYATAALRHPLRADAAVRAGYTQHYATRRQVSDLLALGRIVIREIAELPIPEMIDALDIPTLLLWGANDLLTPARAARRITVTETRRVAVVPDCGHCPHLDCPSEFLAEVLPFLARGDHPIRRYS; encoded by the coding sequence GTGCGAACCGCCGACTCGGGCCGACCCCACGTCGTCACCGCCGGCACCGGGGAGAGAACCGTCGTGCTGTTGCACGGCTACTCCGATCACGGCGGCACCTGGCAGAAGGTCCTGCCGACCCTCGCCGAGCGCTACACGGTGCTCGTCGTCGACCTGCCCGGCTTCGGGCACAGCGCCGGTACCTGGCGCGAACCCCTCGTCGAGAGCTACGTCGACACCCTCGGAGACCTGGTCGCCGACCGCGGCACACCGGTCAGTGTGATCGGCAACTCCCTCGGCGCCGTCACCGCGCTCGCGTGGGCGACGGCCCGACCCGACCAGGTCGCCGACGTCGTCCTGTCCGACATGCCAGGTGTCGCGCCGATTCCACGCACGTGGACCCGCGGCGTCCGGTTCCGGGTGGAACGACTCACCCAGCTGCTCTCCACCCCCGTCCCGGACCGCTACGTCCAGCAGATGATCGGCGCCCTCTACGCGACGGCGGCGCTCCGGCATCCGTTGCGTGCCGACGCCGCCGTCCGGGCCGGCTACACCCAGCACTATGCGACCCGCCGGCAGGTGTCCGATCTGCTGGCCCTCGGACGGATCGTGATCCGGGAGATCGCCGAGCTGCCGATCCCGGAGATGATCGACGCCCTCGACATCCCCACCCTGCTGCTGTGGGGCGCGAACGACCTGCTCACTCCGGCGCGCGCCGCCCGGCGCATCACGGTCACCGAGACTCGGCGGGTAGCGGTCGTCCCGGACTGCGGGCACTGCCCGCACCTGGACTGTCCGAGCGAATTCCTTGCCGAGGTGCTGCCGTTCCTGGCCCGTGGAGACCATCCGATCCGTCGGTACAGTTGA
- a CDS encoding glutathione S-transferase family protein, protein MSDGDGTGGEFTRDMHYLTTRITEDGRDGYPVEPGRYRLIVARACPWANRAIIVRRLLGLEDVLSMGICGPVHDERSWTFDLDPGGVDPVLKIPRLQDAYFARDPHYPRGITVPAMVDVPTGAVVTNDFAQITLDLSTQWRRYHREGAPDLYPEALRDEIDEVAEPVFRDVNNGVYRCGFAASQDAYDAAYDRLFARLDQLTDRLSTQRFLVGDTITEADVRLFTTLVRFDAVYHGHFKCNRSKLTEMPVLWNYARDLFQTPGFGDTIDFTHIKQHYYMVHTNINPTRIVPKGPDLSHWLEPHNRETLGGRPFGDGTPPHPPRPAEVVPPDHWAPTSRS, encoded by the coding sequence ATGAGCGACGGGGACGGTACGGGTGGCGAGTTCACCCGGGACATGCACTATCTCACCACCCGGATCACCGAGGACGGCCGCGACGGCTACCCGGTCGAACCGGGCAGATACCGGTTGATCGTCGCCCGGGCCTGCCCGTGGGCGAACCGGGCGATCATCGTCCGCCGACTGCTCGGTCTGGAAGATGTTCTGTCCATGGGGATCTGCGGTCCCGTCCACGACGAGCGCAGCTGGACGTTCGATCTCGACCCGGGCGGTGTCGACCCGGTGCTGAAGATTCCCCGCCTGCAGGACGCCTACTTCGCGCGGGACCCGCACTATCCGCGCGGCATCACGGTGCCCGCGATGGTGGACGTCCCCACCGGCGCGGTCGTCACGAACGACTTCGCGCAGATCACCCTCGACCTGTCGACACAGTGGCGGCGATACCATCGCGAGGGGGCACCGGACCTGTACCCCGAGGCCCTGCGCGACGAGATCGACGAGGTGGCCGAACCCGTGTTCCGTGACGTCAACAACGGCGTCTACCGGTGCGGTTTCGCGGCGTCACAGGACGCGTACGACGCCGCCTACGATCGACTCTTCGCCCGCCTCGACCAACTGACCGATCGGCTGTCGACGCAGCGATTCCTGGTGGGCGACACCATCACCGAGGCCGACGTGCGCCTGTTCACGACACTCGTCCGATTCGACGCCGTCTACCACGGCCACTTCAAGTGCAACCGCAGCAAGCTCACCGAGATGCCCGTGCTGTGGAACTACGCGCGAGATCTGTTCCAGACACCCGGGTTCGGCGACACGATCGACTTCACCCACATCAAGCAGCACTACTACATGGTGCACACGAACATCAATCCGACGCGGATCGTCCCGAAGGGCCCCGACCTGTCCCACTGGCTCGAACCGCACAACCGGGAAACCCTCGGCGGCCGGCCGTTCGGGGACGGCACCCCGCCGCACCCGCCGCGCCCCGCGGAGGTCGTGCCCCCGGATCACTGGGCGCCCACGTCCCGTTCCTGA
- a CDS encoding GNAT family N-acetyltransferase has protein sequence MDRHQIDIVRLAWARELGLPDRSFDTGGVRHVRADTDHVRFVSIAGAAALVGPEWAVDRAHALTDDDLAAPGGLRTLAGDRAGRSTGPVVLGWAADFGTAPPVRNPLVSHDLEHVRILEGACPPDDVAEAALATKSDWFTVLGDTHRPVASAARTELQGIVADMGVLTDPAVRRRGFGTTAGLLATNDALDAGLVPQWRAHRDNIASRRLAARLGFEELGTYAAISVSRSTV, from the coding sequence GTGGACAGACACCAGATCGACATCGTCCGGCTGGCGTGGGCGCGGGAGCTCGGCCTCCCCGATCGTTCATTCGACACCGGCGGGGTCCGTCACGTCCGGGCCGACACCGATCATGTCCGGTTCGTGTCGATCGCCGGTGCCGCGGCGCTCGTCGGACCCGAGTGGGCCGTCGACCGCGCGCACGCACTCACCGACGACGACCTCGCCGCCCCCGGTGGCCTACGCACACTCGCCGGGGACCGTGCCGGGCGCAGCACCGGCCCCGTCGTCCTGGGCTGGGCCGCCGATTTCGGTACCGCCCCACCGGTCCGGAACCCGCTCGTCTCCCACGATCTCGAACACGTGCGGATCCTCGAGGGCGCCTGCCCACCCGACGACGTCGCCGAGGCCGCGCTCGCGACGAAGTCCGACTGGTTCACCGTCCTCGGCGACACCCACCGGCCCGTCGCGTCCGCAGCGCGTACGGAACTGCAGGGCATCGTCGCCGACATGGGCGTGCTCACCGACCCGGCCGTCCGGCGCCGCGGATTCGGTACGACGGCAGGCCTGCTCGCCACGAACGACGCCCTCGACGCCGGACTGGTCCCGCAGTGGCGGGCACACCGCGACAACATCGCCTCCCGCCGGCTTGCGGCCCGTCTCGGCTTCGAAGAACTCGGAACGTACGCCGCGATCTCGGTGTCGCGCAGTACCGTGTGA
- a CDS encoding LuxR C-terminal-related transcriptional regulator, protein MSRAVRSSTRGSAGNLPSALTTFVGRRRESTAAKRQLVQSRLVTSTGIGGVGKTRLALHVAHEVAREFPDGVWFVELAELHDPELVPDTVASVFGLQEQSTGSPTDLLVEHLAGRTALLVLDNCEHLVDSVAKLVDVLLRDCPMLRILATSRESLGVGGESVLRVGPLPVPDPESPPALSVLPRYESVTLFVERAQAAVPEFAVTEDNRVAVVQICHRLDGLPLPIELAAARVRVLSPQQILERLTDRYRLLTAGMRGAPTRQQTLRLSIDWSYDLCTPVERDLWSRLSVFAGGFGIDAVRGVCSHAAASPEAVDLVMSLVDKSILTVEGTGEGSRYGMLETLRDYGREKLEESGELDECRRRHRDWYLRVAEYAYDSWVGPRQVELIDRLARDGSNLREALDYCVSDGTRGLRMLRALFPLWFCRGMLTEGRRWYRRVLGAEDREQSTPVLVAVLGAAAQLAAMQEDFTAGAAFVRRAEQLAEASGNRTVAASARHAAGRLRLYRGDLEPAVADLRSVLPVLRSAADLYQLIRALEALGLAGGMIGDLALARACHEEVLELTRERGEHQFRAQAMYLLGLSLWREGERARAVRLFTDALPLSWSVDDHFIGAGCLESLAWAAADARQGERGAILSGAAHALRSEMGVPPVLIPTMLAYPEECRRQCRRLLGDRAFDAAFERGGDFRFADAVDFALGRAEFGHRGTAALTRREMGAPTAPLRIVVPSDTTPALTRREQQVADLVAQGMTNREIAETLVISPRTAEGHVERVLAKLGFGSRTQIAAWVAERGNEQAT, encoded by the coding sequence ATGTCGCGAGCGGTACGCAGCAGTACGCGGGGCAGTGCCGGAAATCTGCCGTCGGCGTTGACCACGTTCGTGGGCCGTCGCCGTGAGTCCACCGCGGCCAAGCGGCAACTCGTGCAGTCCCGGCTGGTGACGTCGACCGGTATCGGTGGTGTCGGCAAGACCCGGCTCGCCCTGCACGTCGCGCACGAGGTGGCGCGGGAATTCCCGGACGGGGTGTGGTTCGTCGAACTCGCCGAACTGCACGACCCCGAACTCGTCCCCGACACGGTCGCGTCGGTGTTCGGTCTGCAGGAACAGTCGACGGGTTCCCCGACGGACCTGCTGGTGGAACACCTGGCCGGACGGACCGCGCTGTTGGTGCTCGACAACTGTGAGCATCTGGTGGATTCGGTGGCGAAGCTCGTCGACGTGCTGTTGCGGGACTGTCCGATGCTGCGGATCCTCGCGACGAGCCGGGAAAGCCTGGGGGTCGGTGGTGAATCGGTGCTGCGGGTCGGACCGCTCCCGGTGCCGGATCCGGAGTCGCCGCCCGCGCTGTCGGTGCTGCCGCGGTACGAGTCGGTGACCCTGTTCGTCGAGCGGGCGCAGGCGGCGGTACCGGAATTTGCTGTCACGGAAGACAATCGGGTCGCGGTCGTGCAGATATGTCACCGGCTCGACGGGTTGCCGCTGCCGATCGAGCTGGCCGCGGCCCGGGTCCGGGTGTTGTCGCCGCAGCAGATCCTCGAGCGGCTCACCGATCGGTATCGGCTGCTCACCGCGGGCATGCGCGGCGCACCGACCCGGCAGCAGACGCTGCGGCTCAGTATCGACTGGAGTTACGACCTGTGCACACCGGTCGAACGCGACCTGTGGAGTCGGTTGTCGGTGTTCGCGGGCGGGTTCGGGATCGACGCAGTCCGGGGCGTGTGCTCGCATGCGGCGGCGTCCCCCGAGGCCGTCGATCTGGTGATGTCGCTGGTCGACAAGTCGATCCTCACGGTCGAGGGCACCGGGGAGGGCTCCCGGTACGGCATGCTCGAGACGTTGCGCGACTACGGGCGGGAGAAGCTCGAGGAGTCGGGGGAGCTCGACGAGTGCCGGCGACGTCACCGCGACTGGTATCTGCGGGTGGCCGAGTACGCGTACGACAGCTGGGTCGGTCCGCGTCAGGTGGAATTGATCGATCGGCTGGCCCGGGACGGCTCGAATCTGCGCGAGGCACTGGACTATTGCGTGTCCGACGGGACCCGGGGCCTCCGGATGCTGCGGGCACTGTTCCCGTTGTGGTTCTGCCGGGGCATGCTCACCGAGGGGCGGCGGTGGTATCGGCGGGTGCTGGGGGCGGAGGACCGGGAACAGTCGACGCCGGTGCTGGTGGCGGTGCTGGGCGCGGCCGCGCAGTTGGCGGCGATGCAGGAGGACTTCACGGCGGGGGCCGCGTTCGTTCGCCGGGCGGAGCAGTTGGCCGAGGCGAGCGGGAATCGGACGGTGGCGGCGTCGGCCCGGCACGCGGCCGGGCGGCTGCGCCTGTACCGGGGCGATCTGGAACCGGCGGTCGCCGATCTGCGCAGTGTGCTGCCGGTGCTGCGGTCGGCCGCCGACCTCTACCAGCTGATCCGGGCGCTCGAGGCGCTGGGACTGGCCGGCGGCATGATCGGGGACCTCGCGCTGGCCCGGGCCTGCCACGAGGAGGTGTTGGAACTGACGCGGGAGCGGGGCGAGCACCAGTTCCGGGCCCAGGCCATGTACCTGTTGGGGTTGTCGCTGTGGCGGGAGGGAGAGCGGGCCCGCGCGGTGCGACTGTTCACCGATGCGCTGCCGCTGTCGTGGTCGGTGGACGATCACTTCATCGGAGCCGGCTGCCTCGAGTCGTTGGCGTGGGCGGCCGCGGACGCCCGGCAGGGGGAGCGAGGCGCGATCCTGTCGGGTGCCGCGCACGCGCTGCGGAGCGAGATGGGGGTGCCGCCGGTGCTGATTCCGACGATGCTCGCATACCCGGAGGAGTGCCGTCGGCAGTGCCGGCGGCTGCTGGGGGATCGGGCGTTCGACGCGGCCTTCGAGCGCGGCGGCGACTTCCGGTTCGCGGACGCCGTCGACTTCGCGCTGGGCCGGGCCGAGTTCGGTCACCGCGGGACGGCCGCCCTGACCCGACGGGAGATGGGCGCGCCCACCGCGCCGCTGCGGATCGTGGTGCCGTCGGACACGACGCCCGCCCTGACCCGCCGGGAACAGCAGGTCGCGGACCTCGTCGCGCAGGGGATGACGAATCGGGAGATCGCCGAGACGCTGGTGATATCGCCGCGCACCGCGGAGGGGCACGTCGAGCGGGTGCTGGCGAAACTCGGTTTCGGCTCGCGCACCCAGATCGCGGCCTGGGTCGCCGAGCGCGGCAACGAACAGGCGACGTGA
- a CDS encoding alpha/beta fold hydrolase, with amino-acid sequence MRSAAFPRPTILPAAESGPQVRVASVTGRPVPYSVAGSGRPVVFLHGFGLTPRTYSGAIGALAASGVRVYAPALPGFGGTDPLPPQGSGSGSGFDGYARWVGGFLDAVGLDGAVPVVGHSFGGGVALASAHALGDRVSQLVLVNAVGGGAWSPAGTVREIRQRPLWRWAASAAVDTILGGTPVSTLASITGDALRNTVRAPGSVWRIGDLARSADLRAEAGHVADRGVPTTLLWSRGDTFVPQASFESLRRALGDPHVHRVAGCHSWLIGDPGAFGRAVHAALTRSARL; translated from the coding sequence ATGCGCAGCGCCGCGTTCCCGCGCCCGACGATTCTGCCTGCGGCGGAGTCCGGCCCACAGGTCCGGGTGGCGTCCGTGACCGGCCGGCCGGTGCCGTACTCGGTGGCCGGTTCCGGACGGCCGGTGGTGTTCCTGCACGGGTTCGGGCTCACCCCGCGCACGTATTCCGGTGCGATCGGTGCGCTCGCCGCGTCCGGAGTGCGGGTGTACGCGCCGGCCCTGCCCGGTTTCGGGGGTACCGATCCGCTGCCCCCGCAGGGGTCGGGTTCCGGTTCGGGATTCGACGGGTACGCCCGCTGGGTCGGCGGATTCCTCGACGCGGTCGGCCTCGACGGGGCCGTTCCCGTCGTCGGGCACTCGTTCGGCGGCGGGGTGGCGCTGGCGTCGGCCCACGCGCTGGGGGACCGGGTGTCGCAACTGGTGCTCGTCAACGCGGTCGGTGGTGGTGCGTGGTCTCCGGCGGGGACGGTCCGTGAGATCCGGCAGCGTCCGCTGTGGCGGTGGGCGGCGTCGGCGGCCGTCGACACGATTCTCGGTGGGACGCCGGTGTCGACGCTCGCCTCGATCACCGGTGATGCGCTGCGCAACACGGTGCGTGCGCCCGGATCCGTGTGGCGGATCGGGGACCTCGCCCGCAGCGCGGATCTGCGGGCGGAGGCGGGGCACGTCGCGGATCGGGGCGTCCCGACGACCCTGCTGTGGAGCCGCGGTGACACGTTCGTTCCGCAGGCCAGTTTCGAATCGTTGCGACGTGCGTTGGGGGATCCGCACGTGCACCGCGTCGCCGGCTGTCACAGCTGGCTGATCGGTGATCCGGGCGCGTTCGGGCGGGCGGTGCACGCAGCGCTGACACGATCCGCGCGATTGTGA